One window of the Amycolatopsis mediterranei genome contains the following:
- a CDS encoding glucose-6-phosphate isomerase has protein sequence MTTGEKTGVEIVDAALAERAAPLAEQLVDDQAASKLAAQDATLWGPDAESEASIRLSWTTLHKSSRPLIGEIEALRTELRSEGVDRVVLAGMGGSSLAPEVITGTDGVALTVLDTTDPGQVADALAGDLERTVIVVSSKSGGTVETDSHRRIFAKAFADAGIDAARRIVVVTDPGSPFQELSEKEGYRKVFLADPHVGGRYSALTAFGLVPAGLAGADVARLLDQAASVADELAADSADNPAVKLAAAWAAAHETGAEKVVLADTGSGIKGFPDWAEQLIAESTGKQGTGLLPVAVEGPEAPGFADAKSDATPTAVGGPQGAAKIAVTGSLGAQFLLWEFATALAGRLLGINPFDQPDVETAKKAARALLDAPEKLKGGEEPSNVDGPVEIFGSDGVSTDGSLTDVLRAFFASAPDAGYIAVQAYLDRLDDASTAVLRGEIAKRTGKQTTFGWGPRFLHSTGQYHKGGHQNGVFLQLTGAVEQDLDVPDRPYTLGQLQHAQALGDGQVLAEHGRPVLRLHLTDRAAGLAAVVRAVQEAGA, from the coding sequence ATGACGACAGGCGAAAAGACCGGCGTCGAGATCGTGGACGCCGCACTGGCGGAGCGCGCCGCGCCGCTGGCCGAGCAGCTGGTCGACGACCAGGCCGCCTCGAAGCTGGCGGCGCAGGACGCGACGCTCTGGGGGCCGGACGCCGAATCCGAGGCGTCGATCCGGCTGTCGTGGACGACGCTGCACAAGTCGTCGCGGCCGCTGATCGGCGAGATCGAGGCGCTGCGCACCGAACTGCGGTCCGAGGGCGTCGACCGGGTCGTCCTGGCCGGCATGGGCGGCTCGTCGCTGGCACCGGAGGTGATCACCGGCACCGACGGCGTCGCGCTGACGGTGCTCGACACCACCGACCCGGGCCAGGTCGCCGACGCGCTGGCCGGCGACCTCGAGCGCACCGTGATCGTGGTGTCGTCGAAGTCGGGCGGCACCGTCGAGACCGACAGCCACCGGCGGATCTTCGCGAAAGCGTTCGCTGACGCCGGGATCGACGCGGCGCGGCGGATCGTGGTCGTCACCGACCCCGGCTCGCCGTTCCAGGAACTGTCCGAAAAGGAGGGATACCGCAAGGTCTTCCTCGCCGACCCGCACGTCGGCGGCCGCTACTCGGCGCTGACCGCGTTCGGGCTCGTCCCGGCCGGGCTGGCCGGCGCGGACGTCGCCCGGCTGCTCGACCAGGCCGCTTCGGTGGCCGACGAGCTGGCCGCGGACTCGGCCGACAACCCGGCGGTCAAGCTGGCCGCCGCCTGGGCCGCCGCGCACGAAACGGGCGCGGAGAAGGTTGTCCTCGCGGACACCGGCTCCGGGATCAAGGGTTTCCCGGACTGGGCGGAGCAGCTGATCGCCGAGTCCACCGGCAAGCAGGGCACCGGCCTGCTGCCGGTCGCGGTCGAGGGCCCCGAGGCGCCCGGCTTCGCCGACGCCAAGTCCGACGCCACGCCCACCGCGGTCGGCGGCCCGCAGGGTGCGGCGAAGATCGCCGTCACCGGCTCGCTGGGCGCGCAGTTCCTGCTCTGGGAGTTCGCCACGGCGCTGGCCGGCCGGCTGCTCGGGATCAACCCGTTCGACCAGCCCGACGTCGAGACCGCCAAGAAGGCGGCCCGCGCGCTGCTGGACGCCCCGGAGAAGCTGAAGGGCGGCGAGGAGCCGTCCAATGTGGACGGCCCGGTCGAGATCTTCGGCAGCGACGGGGTTTCCACGGACGGCAGCCTGACCGACGTGCTGCGCGCGTTCTTCGCTTCGGCGCCGGACGCGGGCTACATCGCCGTGCAGGCCTACCTCGACCGGCTCGACGACGCCTCGACGGCGGTGCTGCGCGGCGAGATCGCCAAGCGCACCGGGAAGCAGACAACGTTCGGCTGGGGACCACGGTTCCTGCACTCCACCGGCCAGTACCACAAGGGCGGGCACCAGAACGGCGTCTTCCTGCAGCTGACCGGCGCCGTCGAGCAGGACCTCGACGTGCCGGACCGGCCCTACACGCTGGGGCAGCTGCAGCACGCCCAGGCCCTGGGTGACGGGCAGGTGCTCGCCGAGCACGGCCGCCCGGTGCTGCGCCTGCACCTGACCGACCGGGCCGCGGGCCTCGCGGCCGTCGTCCGCGCGGTACAGGAGGCGGGCGCATGA
- the tal gene encoding transaldolase: protein MSNDKLAALSEAGVSIWLDDLSRERLNTGNLAELIRDKHVVGVTTNPTIFANAMSKGDAYDERTRELAAQGADVEATIRDLTTTDVRNAADLFRDVYTATNGVDGRVSIEVDPRLAKDSDRTVAEAQDLWKTVDRPNVLIKIPATEEGLPAITKTLAEGISVNVTLIFSVERYKAVIDAFFAGLEQAKANGHDLRGIHSVASFFVSRVDTEIDKRLDAIGTDEAKALRGKAAVANARLAYAAFEERFSTDRWKALAADGANAQRPLWASTGVKNPDYSPTLYVDDLVVKDTVNTMPEKTLDAVAEHSELKGDQVTGRGAEAQEVFDKLEAVGIDITDVFLVLENEGVEKFEKSWTELLDTVNGQLEKAKG from the coding sequence ATGAGCAACGACAAGCTCGCGGCACTGTCCGAGGCCGGTGTCTCCATCTGGCTCGACGACCTCTCGCGTGAACGCCTGAACACCGGCAACCTGGCCGAGCTGATCCGCGACAAGCACGTCGTCGGCGTCACGACCAACCCGACGATCTTCGCCAACGCGATGTCGAAGGGCGACGCCTACGACGAGCGCACGCGGGAACTCGCCGCCCAGGGCGCCGACGTCGAGGCCACCATCCGCGACCTGACGACGACCGACGTGCGCAACGCCGCCGACCTGTTCCGCGACGTCTACACCGCCACCAACGGCGTCGACGGCCGCGTCTCCATCGAGGTCGACCCGCGCCTGGCCAAGGACTCCGACCGGACCGTGGCCGAGGCGCAGGACCTGTGGAAGACCGTGGACCGGCCGAACGTGCTGATCAAGATCCCGGCCACCGAAGAGGGCCTGCCGGCCATCACCAAGACCCTGGCCGAGGGCATCAGCGTCAACGTCACGCTGATCTTCTCCGTCGAGCGGTACAAGGCGGTCATCGACGCCTTCTTCGCCGGTCTGGAGCAGGCGAAGGCCAACGGCCACGACCTGCGCGGGATCCACTCGGTCGCGTCGTTCTTCGTGTCCCGGGTGGACACCGAGATCGACAAGCGCCTGGACGCGATCGGCACCGACGAGGCCAAGGCCCTGCGCGGCAAGGCCGCCGTCGCCAACGCGCGGCTCGCCTACGCGGCCTTCGAGGAGCGCTTCTCGACCGACCGCTGGAAGGCCCTCGCGGCCGACGGCGCGAACGCGCAGCGCCCGCTGTGGGCCTCGACCGGCGTGAAGAACCCGGACTACTCCCCCACGCTCTACGTCGACGACCTCGTGGTGAAGGACACCGTCAACACGATGCCGGAGAAGACCCTCGACGCGGTCGCGGAGCACTCCGAGCTCAAGGGTGACCAGGTGACCGGCCGCGGCGCCGAGGCGCAGGAGGTCTTCGACAAGCTCGAGGCCGTCGGCATCGACATCACCGACGTGTTCCTGGTGCTCGAGAACGAGGGCGTCGAGAAGTTCGAGAAGTCGTGGACCGAGCTTCTGGACACCGTGAACGGGCAGCTCGAGAAGGCGAAGGGCTGA
- the tkt gene encoding transketolase encodes MSETATTSENNPLLRRNTPADWTDTDTRAVDTVRVLAADAVENCGSGHPGTAMSLAPLAYTLFQRVMRHDPNDQHWPGRDRFVLSAGHSSLTLYIQLFLAGYGLELEDLKQLRKWGSKTPGHPEYRHTDGVETTTGPLGQGLANGVGMAMAARRERGLLDPDAAPGESIFDHHIFVIASDGDIEEGVTSEASSIAGRQELGNLIVFYDDNKISIEDDTNIALSEDTVKRYEAYGWHTQVVEGGEDVVAIEEAIKAAKAETQRPSFIALRTVIGYPAPKKMGTGKAHGAALGAEEVAAVKKILGFDPEQSFQVEDDVLKHTRQAAERGRTAHAEWQEKYEAWAAANPERKKLGDRMATRTLPEGFADNLPKWEPDAKGIATRKASGEVLSALAEPLPELWGGSADLAESNNTTMKGADSFGPEKAATDMWQANPYGRTLHFGVREHAMGSILNGIALHGGTRPYGATFLIFSDYMRPPVRLAALMKAPVTYVWTHDSIGLGEDGPTHQPIEQLSALRAIPGLNVVRPADANETAYAWKAVLEDIHHPSGLALTRQNVPVLEGTSAEGVAKGGYVLADSDGTPDVILIATGSEVQLAVEAKKTLEADGVKARVVSMPCVEWFDAQDAAYRESVIPAAVKARVSVEAGIAQSWHRFTGDAGVNVSIEHFGASADAATLFREFGFTAEAVVEAARRSIANTKNS; translated from the coding sequence GTGTCCGAAACCGCCACTACCAGCGAGAACAACCCACTCCTCCGGCGCAACACGCCCGCCGACTGGACCGACACCGACACCCGCGCCGTGGACACCGTGCGGGTGCTCGCCGCGGACGCGGTGGAGAACTGTGGCAGCGGCCACCCCGGCACCGCGATGAGCCTGGCGCCGCTGGCCTACACGCTGTTCCAGCGCGTCATGCGCCACGACCCCAACGACCAGCACTGGCCGGGCCGCGACCGGTTCGTCCTCTCGGCCGGCCACTCGAGCCTCACCCTCTACATCCAGCTGTTCCTCGCCGGCTACGGCCTCGAGCTCGAGGACCTCAAGCAGCTGCGCAAGTGGGGTTCCAAGACCCCGGGGCACCCGGAGTACCGCCACACCGACGGCGTCGAGACCACCACCGGCCCGCTCGGGCAGGGCCTGGCCAACGGCGTGGGCATGGCGATGGCGGCCCGTCGCGAGCGCGGCCTGCTGGACCCGGACGCGGCGCCCGGCGAGAGCATCTTCGACCACCACATCTTCGTGATCGCCTCCGACGGCGACATCGAAGAGGGCGTCACCTCCGAGGCCTCGTCCATCGCGGGCCGCCAGGAGCTGGGCAACCTGATCGTCTTCTACGACGACAACAAGATCTCGATCGAGGACGACACCAACATCGCGCTGTCCGAGGACACCGTGAAGCGCTACGAGGCCTACGGGTGGCACACCCAGGTCGTCGAGGGCGGCGAGGACGTCGTCGCGATCGAGGAGGCCATCAAGGCCGCCAAGGCCGAGACGCAGCGGCCGTCGTTCATCGCGCTGCGGACCGTGATCGGCTACCCGGCCCCCAAGAAGATGGGCACCGGCAAGGCGCACGGCGCCGCGCTGGGCGCCGAAGAGGTCGCCGCGGTCAAGAAGATCCTCGGCTTCGACCCGGAGCAGTCGTTCCAGGTCGAGGACGACGTGCTCAAGCACACCCGCCAGGCGGCCGAGCGTGGCCGGACCGCGCACGCCGAGTGGCAGGAGAAGTACGAGGCCTGGGCCGCGGCCAACCCGGAGCGCAAGAAGCTGGGCGACCGGATGGCCACCCGCACCCTGCCCGAGGGCTTCGCCGACAACCTGCCGAAGTGGGAGCCGGACGCCAAGGGCATCGCCACCCGCAAGGCCTCCGGTGAGGTCCTCAGCGCGCTGGCCGAGCCGCTGCCGGAGCTGTGGGGCGGCTCGGCCGACCTGGCCGAGAGCAACAACACGACGATGAAGGGCGCCGACTCGTTCGGCCCCGAGAAGGCCGCCACCGACATGTGGCAGGCCAACCCGTACGGCCGGACGCTGCACTTCGGCGTCCGCGAGCACGCCATGGGCTCGATCCTCAACGGGATCGCGCTGCACGGCGGCACCCGCCCGTACGGCGCGACGTTCCTCATCTTCTCCGACTACATGCGCCCGCCGGTCCGGCTGGCCGCGCTGATGAAGGCGCCGGTCACCTACGTCTGGACGCACGACTCGATCGGCCTCGGCGAGGACGGCCCGACGCACCAGCCGATCGAGCAGCTCTCCGCGCTGCGCGCGATCCCGGGCCTCAACGTCGTCCGCCCGGCGGACGCCAACGAGACCGCGTACGCGTGGAAGGCGGTCCTGGAGGACATCCACCACCCGTCCGGCCTGGCGCTCACCCGCCAGAACGTGCCGGTGCTCGAGGGCACCAGCGCCGAGGGCGTGGCCAAGGGCGGGTACGTCCTGGCCGACTCCGACGGAACGCCGGACGTGATCCTGATCGCCACCGGCTCCGAGGTCCAGCTCGCCGTCGAGGCGAAGAAGACCCTCGAGGCCGACGGCGTCAAGGCGCGCGTCGTCTCGATGCCGTGCGTCGAGTGGTTCGACGCGCAGGACGCGGCCTACCGCGAATCCGTCATCCCGGCCGCCGTGAAGGCCCGCGTGTCCGTCGAGGCGGGCATCGCCCAGTCGTGGCACCGCTTCACGGGTGACGCCGGGGTGAACGTTTCGATCGAGCACTTCGGCGCCTCCGCCGATGCCGCCACACTGTTCCGTGAGTTCGGGTTCACCGCGGAAGCCGTCGTCGAGGCCGCGCGCCGCTCGATCGCCAACACCAAGAATTCCTGA
- a CDS encoding heme o synthase, translating to MSPVNAAHGRSDDTSAVHPTGERPHGDRRSIRRVVGAYAALAKPRVIELLLVTTIPAMFLAGRQIPSPWLVLATLVGGTMAAGSANALNCVIDADIDKVMNRTKRRPLVKDSVPRRGALIFGLVMGVASAVVLYLTVNLLSAILAIATILFYIFVYTLGLKRRTSQNVVWGGAAGCMPVVIGWAAVTGTVQWPAFVMFGVIFFWTPPHTWALGMKYRDDYERAGVPMLPVVATAQHVARQIVIYSWVMVAWTLLLLPVTSWLYGTFAILAGGWFLFYAHSLQAAVRRGEETKPMALFHRSNTYLMIVFVALAVDSAIGLPTLGLPF from the coding sequence ATGTCGCCGGTGAACGCTGCGCACGGACGCAGTGACGACACCAGCGCCGTGCACCCGACCGGTGAACGACCGCACGGTGATCGGCGAAGCATCCGCCGGGTCGTCGGTGCCTACGCCGCGTTGGCGAAGCCGCGGGTGATCGAGCTCCTGCTGGTGACCACCATCCCGGCGATGTTCCTCGCCGGCCGTCAGATCCCCTCGCCGTGGCTGGTCCTCGCCACGCTGGTCGGCGGGACGATGGCCGCGGGCAGCGCGAACGCGCTCAACTGCGTGATCGACGCGGACATCGACAAGGTGATGAACCGCACGAAGCGCCGTCCGCTGGTGAAGGACTCGGTGCCCCGCCGCGGCGCGCTGATCTTCGGTCTCGTGATGGGCGTCGCCTCGGCGGTCGTGCTCTACCTCACGGTGAACCTGCTCTCGGCGATCCTGGCGATCGCGACGATCCTCTTCTACATCTTCGTCTACACGCTCGGCCTCAAGCGGCGCACGTCACAGAACGTGGTCTGGGGCGGCGCGGCCGGCTGCATGCCGGTGGTCATCGGCTGGGCCGCCGTCACCGGCACGGTGCAGTGGCCGGCGTTCGTGATGTTCGGCGTGATCTTCTTCTGGACCCCGCCGCACACGTGGGCGCTGGGCATGAAGTACCGCGACGACTACGAGCGCGCGGGCGTCCCGATGCTGCCGGTGGTCGCCACCGCCCAGCACGTCGCCCGCCAGATCGTCATCTACTCGTGGGTGATGGTGGCGTGGACGCTGCTGCTGCTCCCGGTGACGTCCTGGCTGTACGGCACGTTCGCGATCCTGGCGGGCGGCTGGTTCCTCTTCTACGCGCACAGCCTGCAGGCCGCGGTGCGGCGGGGTGAAGAGACCAAGCCGATGGCGCTGTTCCACCGGTCGAACACGTACCTGATGATCGTGTTCGTGGCCCTGGCCGTCGACTCGGCGATCGGCCTGCCGACCCTCGGCCTGCCGTTCTGA
- a CDS encoding type VII secretion target: MPDHGVDLAADLYRMLVVAEDDLPSVAAVYGDVVAKYGRARSGLDGAMTRPGHFGGAALGPVHAAWVELHAAAAKFLTDTQANLNDTATALAKAAEMYATTDRTAADQLHKLIAERGEPTPGR, encoded by the coding sequence ATGCCTGATCACGGTGTCGACCTTGCCGCCGATCTGTATCGGATGCTCGTGGTCGCCGAGGACGATCTGCCCTCTGTTGCCGCTGTGTACGGCGACGTCGTCGCCAAGTACGGCCGGGCGAGGTCCGGGCTGGACGGCGCGATGACGCGACCCGGCCATTTCGGCGGAGCCGCCCTCGGGCCGGTGCACGCGGCCTGGGTCGAACTGCACGCCGCGGCGGCGAAGTTCCTGACGGACACCCAGGCCAATCTGAACGACACGGCCACGGCCCTGGCCAAGGCCGCCGAGATGTACGCGACGACCGATCGCACCGCCGCGGACCAGCTGCACAAGCTGATCGCGGAACGCGGCGAGCCCACCCCGGGACGGTGA
- a CDS encoding HelD family protein yields the protein MLLSVSSDDFSAELAREQAYVTTLYSKLDAERLEAQRRLDETLRQTGGTPQARTERDVATTLYTDRLAQLGSVEQGLAFGRLDFVPGSAEETTYIGRLGLFDEDDDYQPLLVDWRAPVARPFYLATAASPEGVRRRRHLRSLSRKVTGFDDEILDLTAADQGQDLGLAGEAALLAALEQRRTGEMSDIVATIQAEQDRIIRAPLGGVMVVQGGPGTGKTAVALHRAAYLLYTHRQQLTTRGVLVVGPNSTFLRYIGQVLPSLGETGVLLATIGQLYPGLTADGVEPREATEVKGRLVMADVLANAVRDRQRVPEPVLEIEYEHDVLRLDRKTCTDARTRARRSRRPHNPARRLFVSDVLDALTRQAARRLGEDLLDGQDLADIRAELAADENIAAALDSLWPVLSPEGVLDDLFADRERLDSAARKLLPEADLALLESGRDARWTPADVPLLDELAELIGVDDTEARVERKRREREDRAYAEGVLDILEQDEEIIDEELLRVSDVLDAELFAERQQARSELTAAQRAAQDRTWTFGHVIVDEAQELSAMDWRLLMRRTPNRSMTLVGDVAQTGAAGGARSWGEVLSPYVEDRWRLEQLTVNYRTPAEIMAVAARVLAEVSPGLSVPSSVRETGVPPWSVRAGDLAAELPGLAARELSEVDGGTVAVLVPAARFDAVSALLAGHDERLSVLTVERSKGLEFDSVVLVAPDEVVAGSPRGLNDLYVALTRATRRLGVIRTGDDVPALSVLG from the coding sequence ATGCTCTTGTCCGTCTCCTCGGACGACTTCTCCGCCGAGCTCGCCCGCGAGCAGGCGTACGTCACCACCCTCTACTCGAAGCTCGACGCCGAGCGCCTCGAAGCCCAGCGCCGCCTCGACGAGACGCTGCGGCAGACCGGCGGCACCCCGCAGGCCCGCACCGAACGGGACGTCGCCACCACCCTCTACACCGACCGGCTCGCCCAGCTCGGCTCCGTCGAGCAGGGCCTCGCCTTCGGACGGCTCGACTTCGTCCCCGGCAGCGCCGAGGAGACCACCTACATCGGCCGGCTCGGGCTGTTCGACGAAGACGACGACTACCAGCCGCTGCTGGTCGACTGGCGCGCGCCGGTCGCGCGGCCGTTCTACCTGGCCACCGCCGCGTCACCCGAAGGGGTGCGGCGGCGACGGCACCTGCGGTCGCTGAGCCGCAAGGTCACCGGCTTCGACGACGAGATCCTCGACCTCACCGCCGCCGACCAGGGCCAGGACCTCGGACTGGCCGGCGAAGCCGCGCTGCTGGCCGCGCTGGAGCAGCGGCGCACCGGCGAGATGAGCGACATCGTCGCGACCATCCAGGCCGAGCAGGACCGCATCATCCGCGCCCCCCTCGGCGGCGTGATGGTCGTGCAGGGCGGCCCGGGCACCGGCAAGACCGCCGTCGCGCTGCACCGCGCGGCCTACCTGCTGTACACGCACCGCCAGCAGCTCACCACCCGCGGCGTGCTGGTCGTCGGCCCGAACAGCACGTTCCTGCGCTATATCGGCCAGGTGCTGCCCTCGCTCGGCGAGACCGGCGTGCTGCTCGCCACCATCGGGCAGCTCTACCCCGGCCTCACCGCCGACGGCGTCGAGCCGCGCGAAGCGACCGAGGTCAAGGGCCGGCTGGTGATGGCGGACGTGCTGGCCAACGCCGTCCGCGACCGCCAGCGCGTGCCCGAGCCGGTCCTGGAGATCGAGTACGAGCACGACGTGCTGCGGCTGGACCGCAAGACCTGCACCGACGCCCGTACCCGGGCCCGCCGTTCGCGGCGCCCGCACAACCCGGCGCGGCGCCTGTTCGTCTCCGACGTCCTCGACGCGCTGACCCGCCAGGCTGCCCGCAGGCTGGGGGAGGACCTCCTCGATGGGCAGGACCTGGCCGACATCCGCGCCGAGCTGGCCGCGGACGAGAACATCGCGGCGGCGCTCGACTCGCTGTGGCCGGTGCTGAGCCCGGAAGGTGTGCTCGACGACCTGTTCGCCGACCGCGAACGGCTCGACAGCGCCGCGCGCAAGCTGCTGCCGGAAGCGGATCTCGCGCTCCTGGAAAGCGGCCGCGACGCCCGCTGGACGCCGGCTGACGTGCCGCTGCTCGACGAGCTCGCCGAGCTGATCGGCGTCGACGACACCGAGGCCCGCGTCGAGCGCAAACGCCGTGAGCGGGAGGATCGCGCGTACGCCGAAGGCGTCCTGGACATCCTGGAGCAGGACGAAGAGATCATCGACGAGGAGCTGCTGCGCGTCTCCGACGTCCTCGACGCCGAGCTGTTCGCCGAGCGCCAGCAGGCGCGCAGCGAGCTGACCGCCGCCCAGCGGGCCGCGCAGGACCGGACCTGGACGTTCGGGCACGTGATCGTCGACGAGGCGCAGGAGCTGTCGGCAATGGACTGGCGGCTGCTGATGCGGCGCACGCCGAACCGGTCGATGACCCTGGTCGGCGACGTGGCCCAGACCGGCGCGGCGGGCGGGGCGCGGTCGTGGGGCGAGGTGCTTTCGCCCTACGTCGAGGACCGCTGGCGGCTGGAGCAGCTGACGGTGAACTACCGCACGCCCGCCGAGATCATGGCCGTTGCGGCGCGGGTGCTCGCGGAGGTTTCGCCAGGGCTGTCGGTGCCGTCGTCGGTGCGGGAAACCGGGGTGCCGCCGTGGTCGGTGCGGGCCGGGGACCTCGCGGCGGAGCTGCCCGGGCTGGCCGCGCGCGAGCTGTCCGAAGTGGACGGTGGCACGGTGGCGGTCCTGGTGCCCGCGGCCCGCTTCGATGCGGTGTCGGCGCTGCTCGCCGGCCACGACGAGCGGCTGAGCGTCCTGACGGTCGAGCGGTCGAAGGGCCTGGAGTTCGACTCGGTGGTGCTGGTCGCGCCGGACGAGGTCGTCGCGGGCTCGCCGCGGGGCCTCAACGACCTGTACGTGGCCCTGACGCGGGCGACCCGGCGGCTCGGCGTGATCCGGACCGGTGACGATGTTCCGGCACTCTCCGTGCTTGGCTAG
- a CDS encoding FKBP-type peptidyl-prolyl cis-trans isomerase: MQNIGKIVVAAVAALSLAACGQQAKTQSAAPAGPSVPSSSAAPAPQSKGRECTADDVKTTGKFGEVPTITIPDDCDPPKKLITKDLSDGTGDPAKTGQKLQMNYLLVTWSDKQKLDSSFDRGKPFDLNLGAGEVIPGWDQGLAGIKQGARRLLIIPPDLAYGEGGNGMKPNETLVFVTDAVAVGAA; the protein is encoded by the coding sequence ATGCAGAACATCGGGAAGATCGTGGTCGCCGCCGTGGCGGCGCTGTCGCTGGCCGCGTGCGGCCAGCAGGCCAAGACCCAGTCGGCCGCTCCGGCGGGGCCGTCCGTCCCGTCCTCGAGCGCCGCGCCGGCGCCGCAGAGCAAGGGCCGCGAGTGCACGGCGGACGACGTCAAGACGACGGGCAAGTTCGGCGAGGTGCCGACGATCACCATCCCCGACGACTGCGACCCGCCGAAGAAGCTGATCACGAAGGACCTGTCCGACGGCACGGGCGACCCCGCCAAGACCGGGCAGAAGCTCCAGATGAACTACCTGCTGGTGACGTGGTCGGACAAGCAGAAGCTGGACAGCTCCTTCGACCGTGGCAAGCCGTTCGACCTGAACCTGGGCGCGGGCGAGGTCATCCCCGGCTGGGACCAGGGCCTGGCGGGCATCAAGCAGGGCGCCCGCCGGCTGCTGATCATCCCGCCGGACCTGGCCTACGGCGAGGGCGGCAACGGCATGAAGCCGAACGAGACGCTGGTGTTCGTCACCGACGCCGTGGCGGTCGG